The following coding sequences are from one Eleginops maclovinus isolate JMC-PN-2008 ecotype Puerto Natales chromosome 11, JC_Emac_rtc_rv5, whole genome shotgun sequence window:
- the mogat3b gene encoding LOW QUALITY PROTEIN: 2-acylglycerol O-acyltransferase 3b (The sequence of the model RefSeq protein was modified relative to this genomic sequence to represent the inferred CDS: inserted 1 base in 1 codon), with product MTKGKTKWKEFLEVVSTLQWALTFLLLGVACTLLMVYLMFTSLWPLPTLYFIWQVIDWQTPERGGRKQQHTTFVRNWRVWEHLRDFFPVKLVKTAELNPNKNYVVGIHPHGIMSAGAFTCFSTECCGFTELFPGLRSTLVILAGLFRXPLFREYLMFAGLLPVSKPSLVHLLTKRGKGNAVVIVIGGAAESLASAPGVNTVVMRQRKGFVRVALEFGADLVPVYSFGENELFKQVILSEGSIGLKLQVLFKKIVGFAPCLFVGEHMAILPYRKPVTTVVGSPISVPKPFSPTEEEVDHYHRLYMEALTKLFHEHKVSCGLSESHQLQII from the exons ATGACTAAAGGAAAAACTAAGTGGAAGGAGTTTTTGGAGGTAGTAAGTACTCTGCAATGGGCTTTAACCTTTCTCCTCTTAG GAGTGGCCTGCACTCTCTTGATGGTGTACCTCATGTTCACCTCACTGTGGCCGCTCCCCACTCTCTACTTCATCTGGCAGGTGATAGACTGGCAAACCCCTGAGAGAG GGGgcaggaaacaacaacacacaacatttgTGAGGAACTGGAGGGTATGGGAGCACCTCAGGGACTTTTTCCCAGTCAAA TTGGTGAAGACAGCCGAGCTGAATCCAAACAAGAACTACGTTGTTGGTATTCATCCGCACGGCATCATGAGTGCCGGGGCCTTCACCTGCTTCAGCACCGAGTGCTGCGGCTTCACCGAGTTGTTCCCTGGGCTGCGATCCACCCTGGTGATACTGGCCGGGCTTTTTA CTCCGCTCTTTAGGGAGTACTTAATGTTTGCAG GTCTTCTTCCAGTCAGCAAGCCGAGCCTCGTGCACCTCCTCACCAAAAGAGGGAAGGGAAACGCAGTGGTGATTGTGATAGGAGGCGCTGCGGAGTCGCTGGCCTCAGCTCCTGGAGTCAACACTGTGGTGATGAGGCAGAGGAAGGGATTTGTCAGGGTGGCCCTGGAGTTTGG GGCCGATCTGGTGCCAGTTTACTCGTTTGGGGAAAATGAGCTCTTTAAGCAGGTGATTTTGTCAGAAGGCAGCATCGGGCTGAAGTTACAGGTCCTGTTCAAAAAGATTGTGGGTTTCGCCCCGTGTCTGTTCGTTGGAGAGCACATGGCCATCCTGCCCTACAGGAAACCCGTCACAACTGTTG TGGGAAGTCCAATCTCAGTGCCGAAGCCCTTCAGCCCcactgaggaggaggtggaCCACTATCATAGACTTTACATGGAGGCCCTGACCAAGTTATTCCACGAACACAAGGTCAGCTGTGGACTCTCTGAAAGCCACCAGCTCCAGATCATCTAG